The Hippoglossus hippoglossus isolate fHipHip1 chromosome 21, fHipHip1.pri, whole genome shotgun sequence genome contains a region encoding:
- the LOC117754857 gene encoding MOB-like protein phocein, which produces MDSTLAVQQYIQQNIRSDCSNIDKILEPPEGQDEGVWKYEHLRQFCLELNGLAVKLQSECHPDTCTQMTATEQWIFLCAAHKTPKECPAIDYTRHTLDGAACLLNSNKYFPSRVSIKESSVAKLGSVCRRIYRIFSHAYFHHRQIFDKYENETFLCHRFTRFVMKYNLMSKDNLIVPILEEEVQNTSSAGESEA; this is translated from the exons ATGGACAGCACGCTCGCTGTCCAACAG TACATTCAGCAGAACATTAGATCAGATTGCTCCAATATCGACAAAATCCTGGAACCTCCGGAGGGTCAGGATGAGGGGGTGTGGAAGTATGAACACCTCAG GCAGTTTTGTCTGGAGCTCAATGGACTCGCTGTAAAACTGCAG agcgAGTGCCACCCAGACACCTGCACCCAGATGACGGCCACAGAGCAGTGGATCTTTTTATGTGCTGCCCACAAGACACCCAAAGAG TGCCCTGCCATTGATTACACCAGGCACACGCTGGACGGAGCTGCCTGTCTTCTCAATAGCAACAAATACTTCCCCAGCAG GGTGAGCATCAAAGAGTCATCAGTGGCTAAACTCGGCTCTGTCTGTCGTCGCATCTATAGGATATTCTCTCATGCCTACTTCCACCACCGCCAGATATTTGACAAGTATGAG aACGAGACGTTCCTGTGTCACCGGTTCACACGCTTCGTCATGAAGTACAACCTGATGTCCAAGGACAACCTGATCGTGCccatcctggaggaggaggtgcagaacACGTCATCAGCCGGGGAGAGCGAGGCCTGA